A segment of the Crassostrea angulata isolate pt1a10 chromosome 10, ASM2561291v2, whole genome shotgun sequence genome:
attcactgcaaagggaggggttattttcattttgttggtttttctttaaatcaattaaattaaaaaaatatatcatcaaatacatacatttgtaaatgtattactgttatagatatgtatttacagtgaaattctgacaattttgattttaatttttctttgttaactatttttttttttttttacatttctagaattgttttttgtatgtgttccaaaccttaattattattcaattcaattatttgtcccatttgaaattagcctagcgggggtattagtcccattaggacagttctagtttgcCATTTCTTCCATCGTACCAAAGTTATTCGCGTAACTTGCTTTGTGCATTCTACATTCTTGGAACGACTTGTCAAATAAGCGTCAATCGTAATCATTGAAGTCTAAGTTAAACCTATTGTATACATGTTTGCTAAATTACAAGacgtacatgtaccagtaaataTAAGAATTTCGAGTTGGGCATGTTAAAATATGAATGGGCTGggttaaggtattcaatgtataacgaagggatattgaacagttttgaatcattttaaactagttaaatatgtattgttagataactatgaaagtgaaatgaaccacATTCACATGACAGACAACATATAAGGAGCTGGTCATTTTGCacgttaaatttttttaaagagttatctcccctttataaaaaaagaaaattttaatttcatcaaaatatctgcagtaattgattttatttcatattttaataaagagacATTTTATGCAGGTATTAACCAAAAGAGTTTTACTAATCataagttactttttacactatcttaataaaacatatgttgcgcatagacttcaatgcaaaattcaaggtgtaattagttggaccataatcaacattttgaaaattccttcgGTGgagtattttattttgaatacacCTTcataatgatatcatgattaagaatatcggaccattcatttatttggTACAAAATGTGGCggttatacatcgaataccttaaaATGATGGGTCTACATGCCCGAAGGGCATGTgctgaaaaaaatttgttgtGAAGACTGGTGAGCCAAATACATTCAATAAATAGTatgttttttaatcatttttatattcttttgtaCAGGAGTTATTTGCTGAGTTTGGTCCCCTGAAGATGGCTGCTGTTCATTATGACAAGTCAGGGAGATCTATAGGAACAGCAGAGGTTGTGTTTGAGAGACGCCTAGATGCACAGAAAGCTATGACTCAGTACAATAATGTCCCCTTGGATGGTAAGTGAGAGACAATTTTATGCCAAGCTCTAGGCCTATATATCTGCAGTTTGTTCCAATCGAGTTGTTAGAACCAAATTATGGTAATTTGTGGACCACTCATTCAGTCCCTCTGATAAgtcgtgtaaaaaaaaatatatttagataGTTCATGATTATCTTTAAATGTAATTACACATACAGGTGCAGTGTAACATTTGTATACTTGATGTGAACTGttaatttggttgaaatttccAGGCAGGCCAATGAATATTCAACTGATTGGTGCCACGGAGTCAGCAACAAGTAGAATAGGAAGGCGGGGTGGATCTGGTGGTGGAGGCGGAGGAGGAGGTGGTGCAGGTGGAAGGTAAGTTGTACGTTTAATCATTTAGGTGCTCAGCACATCATTGTTTCATCAGATGGATCTATTAataattataccccccgcaaacgaagtttgggggggtaaataggaatcaccttgtccgtctgtctgtccgtctgtctgtgcaatcgtgtccggtccatatctttcttatggagaaacattggaagttcttacttcacacaaagattgcttatgacctaagggtgtgtcatgaccttgacccaaggtcattcgggcaaggtcaaggtcactggcagaaaaaatacaaaattcgtgtccggtccatatctttcttatggagaaacattggaagtttttacttcatacaaagattgcttatgacctaaaagtgtgtcatgaccttgaaccaaggtcattcgggcaagttcaaggtcactggcagaaaacatacaaaaatttgtgtccggtccatatctttctaatggagaaacattggaagttattacttcacacaaagattgcttatgacctaagggtgtgtcatgaccttgacccaaggtcattagggcaaggtcaaggtcactggcagaaaaagtgcaaaatttgtgtccggccCATaactttcttatggagaaacatttgaAGTTCTTAATTCATTCAAAGATTGCtaatgacctaagggtgtgtcatgaccttgatccaaggtcatttgggcaaggtcaaggtcgttgggaaaaatagtgcaaaattcgtgtgtCCGGtaattatctttcttatggagaagcattgaatgttctaacttcacacaaagtttgcttaggaccaaagggtgtgtcatgaccttgacccatggtcatttgggcaaggtcaaggtcactggcagaaaaggtgcaaaatttgtgtccggtcattatctttcttatggagaagcattgaatgttcttacttcacacaaatattgcttatgaccaacagttttaaaaaaaatagagcagttgttatataaagaaaatagacggtgaaatagattcatccaatattttctataattggaaaaatacacgcattatgatttttatcttagcggggggtatcaattgtgagcttgctcacagtacctctagttttatTTTACAAGTGATCTTacaattaaaagattttatacatagatttaaaaaatatcaataaataactATATTCCcttctataacattttttataaaaagttaaaaattttgatgtatATTATTAGCTATATACTATTGTACTTGTATATAACAAGAAGTATAAAACTTAAGAAAAAGAAGGacttattatacatatattgaaTTTGTGTTAATATATTTGAAGTTGGTTATTGCTCTAAAATTACCCATGTATGAATTGTTTGATTAGGTTTGGAGGTAACAGGTCtcgaggaggaggaggaggaggaaacAGAGGTGGGGGTAGGGGCGGAGGCAGCAGGGGAGGAAGAGGCCGAGGGGGACGCAGCAACAAAACACAAATGACAGCAGAGGAGctagatgcagagcttgatgcTTACAACTCAAAGGTAATGTTCtcattttttagctcaccgagacgaagtcaaggagagcttatgctataccctcggcgtcggcgtcggcggtggcgtcggcgtcggcgtcggcgtccggacctggttaaagtttttgttgcaggtcctgtatctaagctattacgtGTCctgtcttcaccaaacttgcatggatgatgcatctggacctacttatggacttgaaagacttggatgctgaatctgggtcctaaatttcagatgctggaggaggttaaggttgttggaccaggttaaagtttttgttgcaggtgccctctgatagcaatatcttagttactgctggtccgtacttcaccaaacttgcatggatggtgtgtcttatgatactgatgcaccagacaggtttgagtgctgaatctgagctataggtttcggatgctggaggaggttaaggtttttggagcaggttaaagtttttgttgcaggtgcccattgatagcaatatctaagttactactggtcctaacttcaccaaacttgtatggatgatgcgtcttatgatactgatgcacctgacaagcttgaatgctgaatatgagcaataggtttcggatgctggaagaggttaaggtttttagagctggttaaagtttttgttgccgGTGCCCTCTGatattatatcttagttactactggtcctaacttcaccaaacttgtatggatggtgcgtcttatgatactgatgcacctgataagcttgaatgctgaatctgagcaataggattcggatgctggatgaggttaaggttttaagagctggttaaataaagtttttgaaacaggtgccctctgatgatgatatcttagttattacttgtccttacttcaccagacttccatggatggtgtgtcttatgatactgatgcacctgacaggcttgaatgctgagtgtgagccataggtttcggatgctggataaagttaagttttttggaacaggtcacatgtttaatagatgatagtatactatttcaaacttgcatagttgatttaactgtaatatgaatgaatcgcagaggtagcttcagatgccaatgcacctgatgggcttgaatgctgaatctgagtcataggtttcggatgctggatgaggtttagttttttggaacaggtcacatgttttatagatgaaagcttgcatagttgatttaactttattataaattaaacgcagaggttgcttcagatgcagagcctgatctccattatcaaggatgctaaagaaatctcctacctcactcaaaccagattgatagatagatgtgtttgttgataaatgatataacatgattcctatgatatagtattgtatgatatgaaacaatattgtttgatatgatacaatatgatatcatatgttatattataataagTTATACGACAcgatatgaaattgtatcaatttttttgatattttatgatatgatattgtatcatgatattgttatgtatagtattgtatattatgatacaatattgtataatattatattgtatttttaatttattattttatcaaatgatacaattacataagatattgcaaactattatattgtatcctatgatacaatattgtatattctataatattgtatcatacaatatttataatatgatattggttttagtaatatagaattatatcacatgaaattgtattatatgatattgtaatattatattatattgtatcatacgatattgtatgatatgatattggtttatatgatatattatcatatcacatgaaattgtattatatgatattgtaatatatattattgtgtcatatgatacaatatgtatcatataataatgtattttataatattttactttatcacataatattgtatcatttgataagatacaatgttggaatcaaattatattgtattatatgatataatatcatataatgtatcaaatatgtttcagtgtcattcaatacaatatcatactatattatacaatataatatcatgtttcaatgttatgatgtattatgtaatatgatattgtaatataatactatattgtattatattttatgatattgtataatgtgatCAAacacaataaggtataacacaatacattgtcatatcatacgttacaatttcatatctcattattgtttattacggtattttattgtattatatgatatatattatatatatgacatgatgcaatatttaattttatatcattgaattgataaacatatgaacatatgattatcataaaaaaaattatcagatgatatacaatattttgtcaaaacagaatccatgaataaccaagatcataaagtatgattttcatataaaatgataaaggtggtcttatgaaggtgatgtctcataagggtgatgctccgtctcggtgagctaagtaatctatgattacctatgttttctTCTATTTTTTGGTGATATAAAATTCCAATGCCATAACTGATATAGACCTGTTAGGCTGTTACATATATTGTATGCATATAGAATTAACAGTTTACacaaaatgtcaataaaaaaaaagttgttaaaaatttaaaattcgtTTGTTagacataaaaatgtttttaaatttgtgcaTGGGTCAGATTTTATGCCTTTGTGGAGTACATGTAAACTCTCTAGATAAACAAGCCGGAACTTTCCGATTGAAGAATACTTGTatttattacaaatgtaaaatttataacgtgtaaatgtaaacaatatacAAAACATACAGTACCTTTAGTAATCTACTAGTTTCTAGAAACATGTTCGGGAGGGAAAAATTTAGTGGTCTCCATGTCAAAATTGCATTTCCCAAATGGACTGAATTTTagctgagaaaaaaaaaatgttaattggaTTGCAGACTTAACATCCAACTCTGaattattaatgttttttgTAGATGGAAACTGACTAAAGAGGAGGCAGCTGGCATTAGACAATTCATCTACACTACACTACATTATTACTGACCAAAGACTCTGCTTTAAGAAAGTAAGAGTATATGAACTCCTGCAGATACTGTGTTTGTATGTGACGGCCAGTGATACATACATATACTCAATACCTGTTAACAGAACAGTGTGTATCTGACATTCGCGGTCAGTATTGTAACATGCTGTAGTGTACCAGTtatatcaatgtacatgtattgaacaACATGCCATGAACTGATGTGATTTTTAGTATAGGAGTTCAGCTTTGTATTTTTAGGTATTgttttaaaactacatgtagGTAGGAAAAACTTTGAATAAACTTTTATTCTGTGAATTTGGTTTATATGAAGTTAAATTACACTTCAATATGCACCTCTCTTCTGGTGCTTAAAAATAATGAGAGAGAttcatgtttgtttttaaaatttgaatttgaatataatgtaattgtaattgtaattttttttattttatggaactaaaaaaagtttttttatttttgtctcATATTCATTGACATTTTCCTACATCATACATGTCATAAAAATACTGTATGTTCCGAGTTTTGTATATAAATTGTCATTCAAAAAGAACCTTATTCTCTTATTCTTTCATTGAATTCATTCAGATTAATTTCAAGTTTATGGATCTGTTACTATCATAGGTTTTcagataataatattttaaacagatttaCTATTGTCGTTTTAAACTGTGGTCTTCGATAATAGATGGACCTTCATTCCAGTTGGAAAGACTGTTGCAGTACTGGTAAATGTCATGTTAGTCCAACTGGTGCTGATCAGTGTCCATACCAACTGTTGTTTTAAATTCTGTAGAATGTGTGGGTTTAACCAGTATTAAACTTCAGGTTCAGTCTGACCTTGACCTCAATTGACCTTCAGTTCAAAAGGTCATAGACGCCAGGTAAACTGACCCTTGTAAAGTATTGCGCTACcagatttttatacccccgcaaacgaagtttaggggggtatattggtttcaccctgtccgtctgtccgtctgtccgtctgtctgtccgtccgtctgtccgtctgtccgtctgtccgtctgtctgtagacgcaactttgtcccccctatagaattttttattactgcatggaacagtttgaaaatttgtacatatgttgaacaccatctgaagatgtgcacctggaattttttttaagatcagacaagatttaatgattttatgacagttttcattttccttattctatatattgtacactaatgttgaaaagtaagggaggtaatccttacagattttattaattaattaatagaaaacactctaaaatatatttatataaatacatccagatggagttttttgtctttatgtcttaattaataaaaaagaaattattttttataagtgttctatcaactgacaatgcaaagtttttgtttgtcaatgataaattcttatgagctaataagaacatcaaagacaagtgtggctgaattcatttgtcccaagggagccattatctgagccatggttcagatggagcatgtgtttaggggaaattgataatctgtaaagtgggtgatggttttggggctattttaaaactgtttcatgtaaaccaaaaggtctatcattataaggaaataaataatataattattaataaagaagttaaactatttttagaggttgtttaaatttatttgtcaagtaaattgatgaagtgaccctattgggcattaattttaatgaaattcaaaattactaatatgattgtagtgttttggcaattttaaaattgtttgtaatattaaattttctttttttacatatttttacatagtatggtaattatggtaatgttttgggagtttattaaatttaacaagttcatcaaagaaaatcatagtcctatgggatcaattttctgatatggagttccattgtgccataggagaaagtgaggaaaatttgaaacaactaattgcatctgtcaagactcttattagaaagatattgaaagttttatcaacagaagagcattgcttggctactggtatttctattcactgcaaagggagggattattgtcattttgttggtttttctttaaataaattaaattaaaaaaatatatcatcaaatacatacatttgtaaaagtattactgttatagatatgtatttacagtgaaattctgacaattttgattttaatttttctttgttaactatttttttttttttacaattctagaaatttttttttgtatgtgttccaaacctttattattcaattcaattatttgtcccatttgaaattagcctagcgggggtattagtcccattaggacagttctagtttaaGATGTCTAAGCTTTAAAGCTGTCAAAATTCATACATAGTGGAAACCATACTACTCTTTGGGGTCAATTAACTGTTGTTGCCGTATCTTGTATAGTCTACTGATCcaaaacaagtacatgtattttggataACATTGTCAGAATCCCACAACCATTCTTGCTTATGCTTACCAACCATATGCCTTATCAATGAACTCTTGAAGTCATTAGAGGTATGAAATAGAAAGTCATACCGTATATAAAGTAATTTTTGcaatgatctaattttcgcttttttATGCAACACAAAGAAAATATGTCCGgtatttttgctaaaaattagtataaaaaactttttaaattgcaaaaaatgaccGAGGCAAATAATAGTAAGTCAAACAATTCcctcattttcacaaattttgtgacactGAAAAAACCCCGATTTACGGTACTGTGAAAGCATGCATGCAGTTGTTGATAGGAAGTACAAGCATTAACATGATTGGTAGGATTCTTTCACATGAAAGAATTTTGTAAAGGGGCAATGaattacttaaaacaaaaaaaatcaataattaggGCCACAGTCTGTGAGTGGCCACTGGTTTCTGGCAATGATTGAGTTAGAAGATATCAGGAATTCAGAAATAAACTGGCTGTATAACATGTCTAGTGTAGAAATGTAATAGTAATGAAGTGACATTTTtctcatattttgataatgaaaaaatatgccATACTACATTTACAAGTATCTTCAAtcccaatctgattaaaataagatgCTTACAACTCAAAGGTAATGTCCTCATTTAACATCTAATTTAATGATAGCAGATTAATTCAAAACATCTAGTTTTAATTGGATTGCTTCAATCCAAACTTGTCTCTCATGCATTAACAATAAGGTCATTCAGATCACAACAATgggtatgtgtattttaaaaatgctcTGCAATATACTGTCcagataattaaaatacatactgtagattccatATTTTACACGAGTACAGgtacttaattctgcaattcaactgttttgcatcaaatcgcaagaatatGAAATCACACTGGACaaatttttattatagtttcattaagtttacaTCTCATCTGTCCACAaattaaaagcaagattttaatatTCAAGAGATGTGCTTTTCCTTTGCATCTTGTCATATTGAATTGCAGTTGTTTTATTGTTCTAATAAAGATAATAAGAGATGCTTTGTTTATTACTAAGATGCTGGTAAATTATAATTGGAATACCCCTAACTGCTGAAGATTTACAAACAGTTTTGTGGCTTTTGGCATTTGGTCTTACATCTTCACTAGCCAAGTTGCTTCATCAAACCCTTGGCTATGGTCAAAATCtaatttttcatattgaatTGAATTCTTTATTCAAGTATACAGTACTTTAATTATTGTTGTTTCCAATGAaatcata
Coding sequences within it:
- the LOC128166246 gene encoding THO complex subunit 4-like, producing the protein MSDKLDLSLDDIIKQNKKKGGRGGGRGGGRGGGGGGGRFNKSPRGGRGRGGNRGGGGRGAFRGGIQKRRASTGRSPQFSRSKEIPDVWQHDMFDGGVAPVKRFGGGVGGGSGDGKLHISNLDFGVNDSDIQELFAEFGPLKMAAVHYDKSGRSIGTAEVVFERRLDAQKAMTQYNNVPLDGRPMNIQLIGATESATSRIGRRGGSGGGGGGGGGAGGRFGGNRSRGGGGGGNRGGGRGGGSRGGRGRGGRSNKTQMTAEELDAELDAYNSKMETD